From the genome of Streptomyces spinoverrucosus:
TTGGTGCCCCGGATGGCGGCGGTGCGCAGGGAGGGGGTGGTGATGCGGGAGTTGACGGTGGAACGGCCTCGGCGGCATGTGCTGGCCGCGGTGCGGAAGGGGGGAGAGGCGGGCGCCGCGGGGAAGGTGCTGGCGGCGTTGCGGGAGGTCGCGGCCGGGCTGGGATGACAGGCGTACAGGCGTCCCCCATGATCGCCACGCTGTCGCACGCCCATGCGAAGGGGCGCCCCCGAGCCGAGCTCGCCGGGCGCCCCTGTCGACGTACGACCAGGCAGGCTTACCCCTGGGCCGCCGCGTCCGCGCCCTGTGCCCGCAGCGCACGCTCGATGCCGGCGCGCGCCTCGGACACCAGCCGCCGCAGTGCCGCGTTCGGTTCGGCGGTCGACAGCCACTCGTCCGTCCGCGCCAGGGTGTGCGCGGTGACCTGGACCGCCGGGTACAGACCGACCGCGATCTGCTGGGCCATCTCGTAGGAGCGGGAGTCCCAGACGGCCTTCACCGACTCGAAGTACTTGTCGGTGTACGGCGCGAGCAGCTCCCGCTGGTCGGTCTGGACGAACCCCGAGATGACCGCCTCCTGGACGGCGTTCGGGAGCTTGTCGGACTCGACGACCGAGGCCCACGCCTCCGCCTTGGCCTCCGGCGTCGGGCGGGCGGCGCGGGCGGTGGCGGCATGGCGTTCACCGGCCGCCGTCTTGTCGCGCTCGGACTCGCCCGCGATCTCCGCCTCGTCGAAGCGGCCCACGGCCGCGAGCCGCTGCACGAACGCCCAGCGCAGCTCCGTGTCCACGACCAGTCCCTCGACCGTCTGGGAGCCGTCCAGCAGCGCCTCCAGCAGGTCCAGCTGTTCCGGCGTCCGCGCGGTCGCCGCGAAGGCGCGCGCCCAGGCCAGCTGGTGGTCGCCGCCCGGCTCGGCGGCGCGCAGGTGCGCCAGCGTGGCGTCGGTCCAGCGGGTCAGCAGCGCCTCGCGGGCGGCCGGGTCGGCGTACAGGTCGATCGCCAGCTTCACCTGCCGCTGCAGCGACTGCACCACGCCGATGTCCGACTCCTTGCCGATGCCGGACAGGACGAGGGACAGGTAGTCACGGGTGGCGAGTTCCGCGTCGCGCGTCATGTCCCAGGCCGACGCCCAGCACAGCGCCCGCGGCAGCGACGACTCGAAGTCGCCGAGGTGGTCGGTGACGAAGGCCAGCGACTGCTCGTCGAGACGGACCTTGGCGTACGACAGGTCGTCGTCGTTCAGCAGGACGATGTTCGGACGCCGCCGCCCCACCAGCTGCGGTACGGCCGTCAGCTCGCCGTCGACGTCCAGCTCGACCCGCTCGACGCGCACCAGCTTCCCGGCGTCGTCGTCCATCTCGTACAGCCCGACCGCGATCCGGTGCGGGCGCAGCGTCGGCTCGCCCTTCGCGCCCGTCGGCAGCGCCGGCGCCTCCTGCCGGATCGCGAAGGACGTGATGACACCGTCGGCGTCCGTCTCGATCTCGGGGCGCAGGATGTTGATCCCGGCCGTCTCCAGCCACAGCTTCGACCAGGTCTTCAGGTCCCGCCCGGAGGTCTCCTCCAGCGCGGTCAGCAGGTCGCTCAGGCGGGTGTTGCCGTACGCGTGCCGCTTGAAGTAGGCCTGCACGCCCCGGAAGAACTCGTCCTGCCCGACGTAGGCGACGAGCTGCTTCAGTACGGAGGCGCCCTTGGCGTACGTGATGCCGTCGAAGTTGACCAGCACGTCGTCGAGGTCGCGGATCTCCGCCATGATCGGGTGGGTGGACGGCAGCTGGTCCTGGCGGTACGCCCACGTCTTCATGGAGTTCGCGAACGTCGTCCAGGCGTGCGGCCAGCGCGACTCGGGCGCGGCGGCCTGGCAGGCGATGGACGTGTACGTGGCGAACGACTCGTTCAGCCACAGGTCGTTCCACCACTCCATGGTGACCAGGTCGCCGAACCACATGTGGGCCAGCTCGTGCAGGATGGTCTCGGCACGCATCTCGTACGCCGCGTCCGTCACCTTCGAGCGGAAGACGTACTGGTCGCGGATGGTCACCGCGCCCGCGTTCTCCATCGCGCCCGCGTTGAACTCCGGCACGAACAGCTGGTCGTACTTCTCGAACGGGTACGCGTAGTCGAACTTCTCCTGGAACCAGGCGAAGCCCTGCCGGGTCACCTCGAAGATGGCGTCCGAGTCGAGGTACTCGGCCAGGGACGGACGGCAGTAGATGCCGAGCGGCACGGACTGGCCGTCCTTCTCGTACACGCTGTGCACGCTGTGGTACGGGCCGACGATCAGCGCCGTGATGTACGTCGAGATGCGCGGCGTCGGCTCGAAGACCCAGAGGTTGTCCTGGGGCTCGGGGGTGGGCGAGTTGGAGATGACGGTCCAGCCCTCGGGCGCGCGCACGGTGAACTGGAAGGTCGCCTTCAGGTCCGGCTGCTCGAAGGAGGCGAACACACGGCGGGCGTCCGGCACCTCGAACTGGGTGTAGAGGTAGGCCTGGTCGTCGACCGGGTCGACGAACTTGTGCAGGCCCTCGCCGGTGTTGGTGTACGCGCAGTCGGCGGCCACCCGCAGCACGTTCCGACCCTCGAGCAGGCCGGGCAGGGCGATCCGGGAGTCCTTGAAGACCGCGGCGGGGTCGAGCGGATCGCCGTTCAGAGTGATCTCGTGGACCGTCGGCGCCACCAGGTCGATGAAGGACTCGGCACCGTTCTCCGCGACGTCGAAGCGCACCGTCGTCACGGACCGGAAGGTGTCGCCCTCCTGCGCCCCGGACAGGTCGAGATCGATCTCGTACGAGTCAACGGTCAACAGCTTCGCCCGCTGCTGCGCCTCTTCGCGAGTCAGGTTTGTGCCAGGCACGCGGTCATCTCCTCGTTATGTGTCGGTTGCGCCATCCTTCCACGCGACCTGCGGCGAACGCGATGTCCATTTCCCGCCGGTGGGCACGGCGGGATCGCGCGAGCCTGGGCCCATGACGACGTACATCGCACGACCGATCGAACCGCCGGTCCTGAAGGAGCTGCGTTCTGCAGACGACGCGGGACGCGAGATGGTTCCCGTGACCGACGAGGAAGGTGGGGCGCCGCTGCGCTGCTGCCTGCGCCGCAGCGGGCCGGGGGAGCGGATCGCCCTCGTCTCGTACGCCCCACTGCGCCGCTGGGCTGCGCAAACGGGCGCCGACCCGGGGGCGTACGACGAACAGGGCCCCGTCTTCATCCATGCGGGGGAATGCCCGGGGCCTCGGGGCAGCGCCCTGCCCTTCACCAACGCCCACCGCACCCTGCGCCGCTACTCGACCGAGGGACGCATCCTGGGCGGACGGCTGGTCGAGGCCGACTTCGAGGCGGCCCTCGCCCACGCGTTCGACGACCCGGAGGTGGCACTCGTCCACGTCCGGGCCGTCGAGTACGGCTGTTTCCTCTACGAGGTTCGCAGGCCCTAGGCGGGCGGCAGCGGCCCCAGGGGCGCGGGGAACCGCGCGACCAGCCACGACGGCGCCGCAGACGAACGACGGCTCACCCGCGGCCACCGCCCCGGCGGAGCGCTCAGCCGGCGGCCTTGGCCGACAGCTCCGCCGCCACCAGCTCCGCGATCTGCACCGCGTTCAGCGCCGCGCCCTTGCGCAGGTTGTCGTTGGAGACGAACAGCGCGAGGCCGTTGTCCACCGTCTCGTCGCGGCGGAGCCGGCCGACGTACGACGGGTCCTGACCGGCCGCCTGGAGCGGCGTGGGGACGTCGGTCAGCGCCACGCCGGGGGCGCCGGCCAGCAGCTCCTTGGCGCGCTCGACGCTGATCGGGCGGGCGAAACGGGCGTTGACCTGGAGCGAGTGGCCGGTGAAGACCGGGACGCGGACGCAGGTGCCGGAGACCTTCAGCTCGGGAATCTCCAGGATCTTGCGGGACTCGTTGCGGAGCTTCTGCTCCTCGTCGGTCTCGTTCAGCCCGTCGTCGACGATCGAGCCGGCCAGCGGCAGCACGTTGTACGCGATCGGCGCGACGTACTTGTGCGGCGCCGGGTACTCCGCCGCCGAGCCGTCGTGGGTGAGCTTCGGCGCGTCCTCGCCGACCTTCTTGACCTGCTCGAACAGCTCGTCGACGCCGGCGAGACCGGAGCCGGACACGGCCTGGTAGGTGGCGACGACGAGGGCTTCGAGGCCCGCCTCCTCGTGCAGCGGCTTCAGCACCGGCATCGCGGCCATCGTCGTGCAGTTCGGGTTGGCGATGATGCCCTTGGGGCGGCTCGCGATCGCGTGCGGGTTCACCTCGGACACCACGAGCGGTACCTCGGGGTCCCGGCGCCAGGCGGAGGAGTTGTCGATCACGACCGCACCCTGCCCGGCGACCTTCTCGGCCAGCGCCTTGGAGGTCGCGCCGCCCGCGGAGAACAGGACGATGTCCAGGCCGGAGTAGTCGGCCGTGGCCGCGTCCTCCACGGTCACGCCGTCCAGCACCGTCCCCGCCGAGCGGGCCGAGGCGAACAGCCGCAGCTCCGTCACCGGGAAGTCGCGCTCCGTGAGGATCCTGCGCATGACCGTGCCGACCTGACCGGTGGCTCCGACGATTCCGACCCTCACGACGACTCCTTTGCGTGGTTTGCGGGCGCCCCGTCCCTGGCCGGGGCCTTTCCATCATGCGGGGCACCTGGGCCCCTGTGTCCAATCCTTTGGGCTTGTGCCCGCGTAGTGGGACGGGGCCTCCGTGACGTACGCCACTGATGACTGCCCCGGAAACGAGTCGAACGTTTCGGCCCGTCCGGGCGTCATAGGGGAAACGCGGCAAGGAGAGGGGTGGCTGTGCTGCGCGGAAGGGCGCGCCGCGGCCAGGGGGGCGACGGACACCGTGACGTCGAGGATCCCCTGGACGCGGCCCAGGAACGCCGGGTGCGGGCGGTGCTCGCGCTCGGCGGAGTGCCGCAGGCGGACCTGCCGGACGGGGTGCAGCAGGTACGCCTGCGGCTGCTGGAGCGGGCCGCCGGCGGCCGCGAGGCACCGCGGGACGTCTCCGCGTGGGCGGCGGTCGTCGCCTCCAACCTCGCCATGGACTGGCACCGCGCCAAACGCCGCCAGGAACGCCTCGGCGAGCGCCTGGCCTCGCTGCGCCAGCTGGAGCACCCCTCCGGCGAGGACACCAGCCTGCTGTCCCTCGCGGTCGCCCAGGGCCTGGACGAGCTGCCCGACGCCCAGCGCCAGGTCCTCGTCCTGCGGTTCTACGCCGACCTGCCGGTGCGTTCCATCGCCGAGGAGCTCGGCATCCCGGAGGGCACGGTCAAGAGCAGGCTGCACACGGCGGTACGGGCCCTGCGCGCCCGCCTGCACGAGGACGAGGTGGTGTGACGTGACCGTCGAACAGGACGGCTACGACGGCGAGGGCACCGGCGTGGACCCGTTGCTGGCCGTCCTCATGGACGAGCCGCTGACCGACGCGGCCCGCGCCGACGCCGCCCTCGTGGCCGAGCACCGGTCGGCGGCGGCCGACGTGGCGCTGCTGCGGGAGCAGCTGGGGATCATCGCCGAGGCGCTGACAGAGGCACCGGAGGAGCCGGCGCAGGCCCCGGCGCCGCCGGTCCGGCCACGACCACGCCGCCGCCGTACGTTCGCCCTCGCCCTCGGCGCGGTGGGAGTCGCGGCCGCCGGGGCGATGGTGGTGGGCCTGGGCTGGCTGCTCGTTCGGGCGGGCGACGGCGCGACGGAGAGCTCCGGGGCCGCCGCCGACAGCGCCCAGTCCGACTCCTCCAAGGCCGTCGGCCCCCTCGGCTCCCCCGAGTACCTCGCCTGCGCCCGCCTGGTCGCCGAGGGCGAGGTGACGGACACCCGGCCCGTCCCCGGCACCGGCGAGGAGCGCGTCACCCTGGAGGTGACCCGCTCCTACAAACCCGCCAGGAGCGACGCCGACGTCACGTTCGCGATCCCCACGAGCGCCGGCCTCGACGAGGGCGAACAGGTTCTCGTCGCCATCCCCCGCGACAGCGTGTCCCCCGACTTCTGGCTGGTCGGCGAGGCCGCCATCGCCGCCCAACGCCCGCTGCTCATCGAGACGTTGCCGCAAGCGGACGCGACACCCTGCGCATAGAAGAGGGGCGGGCGCCCACACGGACGCCCGCCCCCACTGCCGTACCGGTGACTTACGGCGTGACCTTCTCGATCTTCACGTTGCCGACGCCCGCGGCCGTCCCGCGCGCGTTGACCAGCCGCACCTGGCCGAAGAACTCACGTCCCTCGGGCGCGGCCGCGGCGGCGGTGACACTGCCGGAGACCGTCGCCGACTCGCCCGTGCCGAGCCGCACCGGCGCCGAGCCGTCGACGCTCACGCTGCCGAGGGCGGCGGAGAAGAAGACGTCCCGGTAGTCGTACGCGGTGGAGCCGGCCGGCACCCCGTAGCCGTAGACCTCGATGGTGTACGTGCCGGCCTTCGGGGAGGCGATGGACACCTGCTCCTCGGAGTCACCGTCGGCGTCCTGACCGACGACGGCGCCGGTGCTGTCGTACACCGTCAGGTCCAGGTCGGCCGCCGCGTCCGAGACGCCTCCGATGGCCACGTCGAGCGACGTGGCGCCCTCGGGCACCTCGACGGTGCTGGTCTGGGTCTCGCCCTGCTTGATCGTCGGGCGGGTGGTCTTGGACGAGCCGAGCGGCCCGCCGACCAGCTTGCCGTCGATGGCGGCGTAGCCGTTGGTCACCTTCCAGGAGGCGGCGGCCGGGGTGCCGACCTTGGCCTCGGGCACGGTCACGGTCTCCGGGTCGAAGGCCGCGCCGAGGACGGTGACGTCCAGCTTGTACGGGTTGTCCAGCAGCGGCGACGTACGACGCGATTCGACCTCGATCTCCCAGACACCGGGCTGCGGGTCGGTGTACGAACGCACGTCCGGGCGGCAGGTGTTGGCCGGGTTGGTGTAGTTCGGGTAGCAGTTGATCGTCGACGTCGGGTCGGACGGGACGCCGTAGGGGTGGATGGCGATGAACCGGGTCTGGCTCTTGTCGGCCAGTCCGCCGAGCGCGACCTCCAGCGTCTTGGCGCCCTCGGGCACGGTCACGAAGTACGAGGTGGGGCTGTTGCGCTGCACCGAACCGGACGCGGAGTAGGTGTACTTCAGCGGCTGCGCGACGACGACCGTGTTGAGGACCTGCTTGTCGATGCCCTCGGTGCGCGGGTCGTCGACCTCCAGGATCGCGCTCTTCAGCCCGGCGGACTTCGGCGCGGCCTGCACCTTGACGGTGACCGGCTGGTTCAGCGGCAGCCGCA
Proteins encoded in this window:
- the pepN gene encoding aminopeptidase N; the encoded protein is MPGTNLTREEAQQRAKLLTVDSYEIDLDLSGAQEGDTFRSVTTVRFDVAENGAESFIDLVAPTVHEITLNGDPLDPAAVFKDSRIALPGLLEGRNVLRVAADCAYTNTGEGLHKFVDPVDDQAYLYTQFEVPDARRVFASFEQPDLKATFQFTVRAPEGWTVISNSPTPEPQDNLWVFEPTPRISTYITALIVGPYHSVHSVYEKDGQSVPLGIYCRPSLAEYLDSDAIFEVTRQGFAWFQEKFDYAYPFEKYDQLFVPEFNAGAMENAGAVTIRDQYVFRSKVTDAAYEMRAETILHELAHMWFGDLVTMEWWNDLWLNESFATYTSIACQAAAPESRWPHAWTTFANSMKTWAYRQDQLPSTHPIMAEIRDLDDVLVNFDGITYAKGASVLKQLVAYVGQDEFFRGVQAYFKRHAYGNTRLSDLLTALEETSGRDLKTWSKLWLETAGINILRPEIETDADGVITSFAIRQEAPALPTGAKGEPTLRPHRIAVGLYEMDDDAGKLVRVERVELDVDGELTAVPQLVGRRRPNIVLLNDDDLSYAKVRLDEQSLAFVTDHLGDFESSLPRALCWASAWDMTRDAELATRDYLSLVLSGIGKESDIGVVQSLQRQVKLAIDLYADPAAREALLTRWTDATLAHLRAAEPGGDHQLAWARAFAATARTPEQLDLLEALLDGSQTVEGLVVDTELRWAFVQRLAAVGRFDEAEIAGESERDKTAAGERHAATARAARPTPEAKAEAWASVVESDKLPNAVQEAVISGFVQTDQRELLAPYTDKYFESVKAVWDSRSYEMAQQIAVGLYPAVQVTAHTLARTDEWLSTAEPNAALRRLVSEARAGIERALRAQGADAAAQG
- a CDS encoding DUF1203 domain-containing protein; translated protein: MTTYIARPIEPPVLKELRSADDAGREMVPVTDEEGGAPLRCCLRRSGPGERIALVSYAPLRRWAAQTGADPGAYDEQGPVFIHAGECPGPRGSALPFTNAHRTLRRYSTEGRILGGRLVEADFEAALAHAFDDPEVALVHVRAVEYGCFLYEVRRP
- a CDS encoding RNA polymerase sigma factor — encoded protein: MAVLRGRARRGQGGDGHRDVEDPLDAAQERRVRAVLALGGVPQADLPDGVQQVRLRLLERAAGGREAPRDVSAWAAVVASNLAMDWHRAKRRQERLGERLASLRQLEHPSGEDTSLLSLAVAQGLDELPDAQRQVLVLRFYADLPVRSIAEELGIPEGTVKSRLHTAVRALRARLHEDEVV
- a CDS encoding aspartate-semialdehyde dehydrogenase, which translates into the protein MRVGIVGATGQVGTVMRRILTERDFPVTELRLFASARSAGTVLDGVTVEDAATADYSGLDIVLFSAGGATSKALAEKVAGQGAVVIDNSSAWRRDPEVPLVVSEVNPHAIASRPKGIIANPNCTTMAAMPVLKPLHEEAGLEALVVATYQAVSGSGLAGVDELFEQVKKVGEDAPKLTHDGSAAEYPAPHKYVAPIAYNVLPLAGSIVDDGLNETDEEQKLRNESRKILEIPELKVSGTCVRVPVFTGHSLQVNARFARPISVERAKELLAGAPGVALTDVPTPLQAAGQDPSYVGRLRRDETVDNGLALFVSNDNLRKGAALNAVQIAELVAAELSAKAAG